From Synchiropus splendidus isolate RoL2022-P1 chromosome 10, RoL_Sspl_1.0, whole genome shotgun sequence, the proteins below share one genomic window:
- the tank gene encoding TRAF family member-associated NF-kappa-B activator isoform X1: MERNIGDQLNRAFEAYRQVSIEKDNAKKELQQMTEYYERYTQKLQKQIEDQQQLISVLEAQLLAATKPSDKMPCDPCNHLADAAAAFQNTQYPAAIPVAPVVPPVHSNIKYQDMLEAFEAIQGKFRQIQFLSRRQKDHLKKFHGRNETSNGSVSYFPQLSCCPTDQRFSMPIQCTDRTAESETPFTTTLRSAADIPLPPTSLASRGASPDDRDLVDSLTKLSVKFPPNEDSEYDFLNSTPERNVGPNMAVRKPQAMVAATGTEEEEHIELAVPFVFPAFPSHSTSPSLSQESVRGPQQPLWRPKPCHSADVETESSSSSLPSSSSPDKCEFCHAIVPQECMNSHLYSHFSPKSEADI; this comes from the exons ATGGAGAGGAACATTGGAGACCAACTCAACAGAGCTTTTGAGGCGTATCGTCAGGTCTCCATCGAGAAGGATAACGCCAAGAAGGAACTGCAGCAAATG ACTGAGTACTACGAGCGCTACACGCAGAAACTTCAAAAGCAGATCGAGGACCAGCAGCAACTGATTTCTGTTCTTGAGGCTCAGTTGTTAGCAGCGACGAAACCATCAG ACAAGATGCCCTGCGACCCCTGCAACCATCTGGCTGATGCCGCCGCTGCCTTTCAGAACACACAGTATCCG GCTGCAATTCCAGTTGCTCCTGTCGTGCCGCCAGTTCACAGCAACATTAAGTA TCAGGACATGCTGGAGGCTTTCGAAGCGATTCAAGGGAAATTCCGGCAGATTCAGTTTCTGTCTCGACGGCAGAAAGATCACTTAAAGAAATTCCATGGGAGAAATGAAACCTCGAACG GAAGCGTTTCTTACTTTCCCCAACTGTCCTGCTGTCCCACAGATCAGCGCTTCTCCATGCCCATCCAGTGCACCGATCGCACCGCCGAGTCCGAGACGCCATTCACCACCACGCTGAGGTCGGCGGCGGACATCCCACTCCCACCCACGTCCCTGGCGTCTCGCGGCGCCAGCCCCGACGACCGAGACCTGGTAGACTCTCTCACCAAACTCAGCGTCAAATTCCCGCCAAATGAGGACAGCGAGTACGACTTCCTGAACAGCACCCCGGAGCGAAACGTGGGTCCCAACATGGCCGTGAGGAAACCTCAGGCGATGGTCGCCGCCACagggacggaggaggaggagcacatAGAACTGGCGGTGCCTTTTGTCTTCCCCGCATTCCCCTCCCACTCCACATCGCCCTCGCTCTCCCAGGAGAGTGTGAGAGGGCCCCAGCAG ccacTCTGGAGACCCAAACCGTGTCACAGTGCAGACGTGGAGACAGAGTCGTCGTCGTCATCGCtgccgagcagcagcagcccggATAAATGTGAGTTCTGTCATGCCATCGTGCCTCAGGAGTGCATGAACAGCCACCTCTACTCACATTTCTCGCCGAAAAGCGAGGCCGATATATGA
- the tank gene encoding TRAF family member-associated NF-kappa-B activator isoform X3 produces the protein MPCDPCNHLADAAAAFQNTQYPAAIPVAPVVPPVHSNIKYQDMLEAFEAIQGKFRQIQFLSRRQKDHLKKFHGRNETSNGSVSYFPQLSCCPTDQRFSMPIQCTDRTAESETPFTTTLRSAADIPLPPTSLASRGASPDDRDLVDSLTKLSVKFPPNEDSEYDFLNSTPERNVGPNMAVRKPQAMVAATGTEEEEHIELAVPFVFPAFPSHSTSPSLSQESVRGPQQPLWRPKPCHSADVETESSSSSLPSSSSPDKCEFCHAIVPQECMNSHLYSHFSPKSEADI, from the exons ATGCCCTGCGACCCCTGCAACCATCTGGCTGATGCCGCCGCTGCCTTTCAGAACACACAGTATCCG GCTGCAATTCCAGTTGCTCCTGTCGTGCCGCCAGTTCACAGCAACATTAAGTA TCAGGACATGCTGGAGGCTTTCGAAGCGATTCAAGGGAAATTCCGGCAGATTCAGTTTCTGTCTCGACGGCAGAAAGATCACTTAAAGAAATTCCATGGGAGAAATGAAACCTCGAACG GAAGCGTTTCTTACTTTCCCCAACTGTCCTGCTGTCCCACAGATCAGCGCTTCTCCATGCCCATCCAGTGCACCGATCGCACCGCCGAGTCCGAGACGCCATTCACCACCACGCTGAGGTCGGCGGCGGACATCCCACTCCCACCCACGTCCCTGGCGTCTCGCGGCGCCAGCCCCGACGACCGAGACCTGGTAGACTCTCTCACCAAACTCAGCGTCAAATTCCCGCCAAATGAGGACAGCGAGTACGACTTCCTGAACAGCACCCCGGAGCGAAACGTGGGTCCCAACATGGCCGTGAGGAAACCTCAGGCGATGGTCGCCGCCACagggacggaggaggaggagcacatAGAACTGGCGGTGCCTTTTGTCTTCCCCGCATTCCCCTCCCACTCCACATCGCCCTCGCTCTCCCAGGAGAGTGTGAGAGGGCCCCAGCAG ccacTCTGGAGACCCAAACCGTGTCACAGTGCAGACGTGGAGACAGAGTCGTCGTCGTCATCGCtgccgagcagcagcagcccggATAAATGTGAGTTCTGTCATGCCATCGTGCCTCAGGAGTGCATGAACAGCCACCTCTACTCACATTTCTCGCCGAAAAGCGAGGCCGATATATGA
- the tank gene encoding TRAF family member-associated NF-kappa-B activator isoform X2 gives MERNIGDQLNRAFEAYRQVSIEKDNAKKELQQMTEYYERYTQKLQKQIEDQQQLISVLEAQLLAATKPSDKMPCDPCNHLADAAAAFQNTQYPAAIPVAPVVPPVHSNIKYQDMLEAFEAIQGKFRQIQFLSRRQKDHLKKFHGRNETSNDQRFSMPIQCTDRTAESETPFTTTLRSAADIPLPPTSLASRGASPDDRDLVDSLTKLSVKFPPNEDSEYDFLNSTPERNVGPNMAVRKPQAMVAATGTEEEEHIELAVPFVFPAFPSHSTSPSLSQESVRGPQQPLWRPKPCHSADVETESSSSSLPSSSSPDKCEFCHAIVPQECMNSHLYSHFSPKSEADI, from the exons ATGGAGAGGAACATTGGAGACCAACTCAACAGAGCTTTTGAGGCGTATCGTCAGGTCTCCATCGAGAAGGATAACGCCAAGAAGGAACTGCAGCAAATG ACTGAGTACTACGAGCGCTACACGCAGAAACTTCAAAAGCAGATCGAGGACCAGCAGCAACTGATTTCTGTTCTTGAGGCTCAGTTGTTAGCAGCGACGAAACCATCAG ACAAGATGCCCTGCGACCCCTGCAACCATCTGGCTGATGCCGCCGCTGCCTTTCAGAACACACAGTATCCG GCTGCAATTCCAGTTGCTCCTGTCGTGCCGCCAGTTCACAGCAACATTAAGTA TCAGGACATGCTGGAGGCTTTCGAAGCGATTCAAGGGAAATTCCGGCAGATTCAGTTTCTGTCTCGACGGCAGAAAGATCACTTAAAGAAATTCCATGGGAGAAATGAAACCTCGAACG ATCAGCGCTTCTCCATGCCCATCCAGTGCACCGATCGCACCGCCGAGTCCGAGACGCCATTCACCACCACGCTGAGGTCGGCGGCGGACATCCCACTCCCACCCACGTCCCTGGCGTCTCGCGGCGCCAGCCCCGACGACCGAGACCTGGTAGACTCTCTCACCAAACTCAGCGTCAAATTCCCGCCAAATGAGGACAGCGAGTACGACTTCCTGAACAGCACCCCGGAGCGAAACGTGGGTCCCAACATGGCCGTGAGGAAACCTCAGGCGATGGTCGCCGCCACagggacggaggaggaggagcacatAGAACTGGCGGTGCCTTTTGTCTTCCCCGCATTCCCCTCCCACTCCACATCGCCCTCGCTCTCCCAGGAGAGTGTGAGAGGGCCCCAGCAG ccacTCTGGAGACCCAAACCGTGTCACAGTGCAGACGTGGAGACAGAGTCGTCGTCGTCATCGCtgccgagcagcagcagcccggATAAATGTGAGTTCTGTCATGCCATCGTGCCTCAGGAGTGCATGAACAGCCACCTCTACTCACATTTCTCGCCGAAAAGCGAGGCCGATATATGA